The Henckelia pumila isolate YLH828 chromosome 2, ASM3356847v2, whole genome shotgun sequence genome includes a window with the following:
- the LOC140880275 gene encoding TPR repeat-containing thioredoxin TDX isoform X1, whose translation MDAKKIEELKQFVASCKQNPSILRNPSLVFFKNFLKSLGAQIPPYTNSGKNDGDHLHEEYFDSEKPDASRDHKLDEDIIESDVELDNSDVVEPDNDPLEKMGDPSVEVTEENQEAAQASKAKAMEAISEGNLDGAINHLTEAIVLNPKSAILYANRASVFVNLKKPNAAIRDADAALLIYPDSAKGYKARGAARAMLGLWEEAARDLHVASKLDFDEEIGVMLKKVEPNSKKIEEHRRKYERLRKEKEWRKIELERKRRQAQAEDAEAASVLKDGQVIGIHSASELKIKLNAASRTSRLAIVYYTATWCGPCRIISPVYASLAEKHPKVVFFKVNIDEVRDAAAEANVSSVPCFFFMKNGEEVDKIVGADKNSLEKKIAQHSKLIGSDGSNMVLCLLRVHDMHSTVLSNYAPQTKTIIFAAESE comes from the exons ATGGATGCCAAGAAGATTGAAGAACTGAAGCAATTTGTTGCCAGTTGCAAACAAAACCCTTCAATTTTACGCAATCCATCGCTCGTTTTCTTCAAGAATTTTCTCAAGAG CCTTGGTGCTCAAATTCCACCATATACGAACTCG GGTAAAAATGACGGTGACCATTTGCATGAGGAATATTTTGACTCTGAAAAGCCCGATGCATCAAGGGATCACAAATTGGATGAGGACATTATCGAATCTGATGTTGAGTTGGATAATTCTGATGTTGTGGAGCCTGATAATGATCCTCTTGAGAAG ATGGGAGACCCATCAGTTGAAGTAACTGAAGAAAATCAAGAAGCTGCTCAAGCATCCAAAGCTAAAGCAATGGAAGCAATCTCTGAAG GTAATTTAGATGGAGCAATAAATCATCTCACCGAAGCAATTGTATTGAATCCGAAGTCTGCAATACTATATGCAAATAGAG CTAGCGTCTTTGTCAATCTGAAGAAACCAAATGCTGCTATCCGAGATGCTGATGCAGCTTTACTG aTCTACCCTGATTCTGCAAAGGGTTACAAAGCACGAGGAGCTGCAAGGGCTATGCTAGGCTTATGGGAAGAGGCAGCTAGGGATTTGCATGTAGCATCGAAGTTAGATTTCGACGAGGAGATTGGTGTTATGCTCAAAAAG GTTGAACCCAATTCAAAAAAGATTGAAGAGCATCGCAGAAAATATGAACGTCTACGAAAAGAAAAGGAGTGGAGAAAAATTGAGCTTGAAAGGAAGAGGCGTCAAGCACAAGCCGAG GACGCTGAAGCTGCTTCTGTTTTAAAAGATG GACAGGTGATAGGAATTCATTCCGCTAGTGAgttgaaaatcaaattaaatgcGGCATCAAGGACATCTCGGCTTGCAATCGTTTATTACACTGCAACATGGTGTGGTCCCTGTCGTATCATTTCTCCAGTTTATGCTAGCTTGGCTGAGAAACATCCTAAGGTCGTATTTTTTAAAGTTAATATTGACGAGGTAAGGGATGCTGCTGCAGAAGCTAATGTTAGCAGCGTCCCATGCTTCTTCTTTATGAAAAATGGTGAAGAGGTTGATAAAATCGTTGGTGCTGACAAAAACTCCCTTGAAAAGAAGATTGCTCAGCATTCCAA GTTAATTGGGTCTGATGGTAGTAACATGGTGCTGTGTTTGTTGCGGGTTCATGACATGCATTCTACAGTGTTATCTAATTATGCCCCACAAacaaaaactattatttttgcAGCCGAGAGTGAATAA
- the LOC140880275 gene encoding TPR repeat-containing thioredoxin TDX isoform X2 has protein sequence MDAKKIEELKQFVASCKQNPSILRNPSLVFFKNFLKSLGAQIPPYTNSGKNDGDHLHEEYFDSEKPDASRDHKLDEDIIESDVELDNSDVVEPDNDPLEKMGDPSVEVTEENQEAAQASKAKAMEAISEGNLDGAINHLTEAIVLNPKSAILYANRASVFVNLKKPNAAIRDADAALLIYPDSAKGYKARGAARAMLGLWEEAARDLHVASKLDFDEEIGVMLKKVEPNSKKIEEHRRKYERLRKEKEWRKIELERKRRQAQAEDAEAASVLKDGQVIGIHSASELKIKLNAASRTSRLAIVYYTATWCGPCRIISPVYASLAEKHPKVVFFKVNIDEVRDAAAEANVSSVPCFFFMKNGEEVDKIVGADKNSLEKKIAQHSNWKAKVVICCAVH, from the exons ATGGATGCCAAGAAGATTGAAGAACTGAAGCAATTTGTTGCCAGTTGCAAACAAAACCCTTCAATTTTACGCAATCCATCGCTCGTTTTCTTCAAGAATTTTCTCAAGAG CCTTGGTGCTCAAATTCCACCATATACGAACTCG GGTAAAAATGACGGTGACCATTTGCATGAGGAATATTTTGACTCTGAAAAGCCCGATGCATCAAGGGATCACAAATTGGATGAGGACATTATCGAATCTGATGTTGAGTTGGATAATTCTGATGTTGTGGAGCCTGATAATGATCCTCTTGAGAAG ATGGGAGACCCATCAGTTGAAGTAACTGAAGAAAATCAAGAAGCTGCTCAAGCATCCAAAGCTAAAGCAATGGAAGCAATCTCTGAAG GTAATTTAGATGGAGCAATAAATCATCTCACCGAAGCAATTGTATTGAATCCGAAGTCTGCAATACTATATGCAAATAGAG CTAGCGTCTTTGTCAATCTGAAGAAACCAAATGCTGCTATCCGAGATGCTGATGCAGCTTTACTG aTCTACCCTGATTCTGCAAAGGGTTACAAAGCACGAGGAGCTGCAAGGGCTATGCTAGGCTTATGGGAAGAGGCAGCTAGGGATTTGCATGTAGCATCGAAGTTAGATTTCGACGAGGAGATTGGTGTTATGCTCAAAAAG GTTGAACCCAATTCAAAAAAGATTGAAGAGCATCGCAGAAAATATGAACGTCTACGAAAAGAAAAGGAGTGGAGAAAAATTGAGCTTGAAAGGAAGAGGCGTCAAGCACAAGCCGAG GACGCTGAAGCTGCTTCTGTTTTAAAAGATG GACAGGTGATAGGAATTCATTCCGCTAGTGAgttgaaaatcaaattaaatgcGGCATCAAGGACATCTCGGCTTGCAATCGTTTATTACACTGCAACATGGTGTGGTCCCTGTCGTATCATTTCTCCAGTTTATGCTAGCTTGGCTGAGAAACATCCTAAGGTCGTATTTTTTAAAGTTAATATTGACGAGGTAAGGGATGCTGCTGCAGAAGCTAATGTTAGCAGCGTCCCATGCTTCTTCTTTATGAAAAATGGTGAAGAGGTTGATAAAATCGTTGGTGCTGACAAAAACTCCCTTGAAAAGAAGATTGCTCAGCATTCCAA TTGGAAGGCAAAGGTTGTGATATGTTGTGCAGTTCACTGA
- the LOC140880276 gene encoding ABC transporter G family member STR-like, which yields MAKVSRDGKGKNRNLESLLDMDPSKQGGKNMARQPKKLLPGHGLEFKNLSYSVLKKIKKDDMWINKETYLLNDISGQAARGEILAIMGPSGAGKSTFLDALAGRIAQGSLEGSVRIDGKQVTASYMKMISSYVMQDDQLFPMLTVFETFMFAAEVRLPPTISTSEKKKRVIELLEQLGLTSAMHTYIGNEGKRGVSGGEKRRVSIGIDIIHKPSLLFLDEPTSGLDSTSAFSVVEKVKDIARGGSIVLMTIHQPSFRIQTLLDHITVLARGRLIYMGTPTDLPTYLSGFQRPVPDGENSLEYLLDVIKEYDGSTVGLDPLVLYQRDGIKPDQVARTPIPKTPKRPKTPMTPHGKSPWSKHISLRSSQFSTANMESRAFSGQFDNNDDDDDEFNASLERKRRTSHTPISMQSGIYNPRLASHFYKDFSTWIYQGVTGTPHRPPTWTPSRTPGQTPGKTPHSISRSHISSHYQMPNQNPSHRLPPVVFTPQPDSYAPSYEEFDMAEEVLDEPEHRHKFANPWLREVAVLSWRTTLNVIRTPELFLSREIVLTVMALVHSTLFKNLHEHDFKSIKKLLNFYIFAVCLIFFSSNDAVPTFIEERFIFIRETSHNSYRASSYVISSLVVYLPFFAIQGFTYAAITKFMLHLNSSILYFWLTLYASLITTNAYVMLVSAMVPSYITGYAVVIATTALFFLTCGFFLKPSQIPKYWKWLHYISALKYPFEALMINEFKGAHCYHGNKNELSPGPLGEIKLSELHNISQPLPSNCNLIGEDILFTMDIHKIENIWIDIGILLAWGVLYRFFFYVVLRFYSKNVRK from the exons ATGGCAAAAGTTTCGCGTGACGGTAAGGGGAAGAATAGGAACCTAGAGAGTCTGCTGGATATGGACCCGAGTAAGCAAGGGGGGAAAAACATGGCTAGGCAGCCTAAAAAGCTGCTTCCCGGACATGGTCTCGAGTTCAAGAACTTGTCTTACAGTGtgttgaagaaaataaaaaaagacgACATGTGGATCAATAAGGAAACTTATCTTCTTAATGACATTTCTGGGCAGGCTGCAAGAGGTGAAATATTGGCCATCATGGGGCCCAGTGGTGCCGGCAAGTCTACTTTTCTCGATGCTTTGGCTGGCCGGATTGCTCAGGGAAGTCTTGAAGGTTCTGTCAGAATAGATGGTAAACAA GTGACAGCCAGCTACATGAAGATGATTTCATCTTATGTGATGCAAGATGATCAGCTCTTCCCCATGTTGACAGTTTTCGAGACCTTTATGTTTGCGGCTGAAGTAAGGCTTCCTCCAACAATCTCCACTTCTGAAAAGAAGAAGAGAGTCATTGAGCTCCTCGAACAACTTGGCTTGACG AGTGCAATGCATACATACATTGGCAATGAGGGTAAAAGAGGAGTATCGGGTGGAGAAAAGCGAAGAGTCTCCATTGGAATTGACATAATCCACAAGCCATCTCTCTTGTTCCTTGATGAGCCAACTTCAGGCCTTGATTCCACAAGTGCTTTCAGCGTTGTTGAAAAGGTGAAGGACATTGCAAGGGGTGGCAGCATAGTCCTCATGACAATCCACCAGCCTTCATTCAGAATTCAAACGCTCCTTGACCATATCACGGTCCTTGCAAG GGGGAGACTGATATACATGGGAACTCCAACTGATCTTCCTACATATCTTTCTGGATTCCAAAGGCCAGTTCCTGATGGTGAAAACAGTTTAGAATACCTCCTAGATGTGATCAAAGAATATGATGGCTCAACTGTTGGACTTGATCCTCTTGTGCTGTATCAACGCGATGGGATCAAACCAGATCAAGTTGCCAGAACACCGATTCCTAAAACACCAAAAAGGCCCAAAACTCCTATGACTCCTCATGGAAAGAGTCCCTGGTCCAAGCACATAAGTCTCCGTAGCAGCCAATTTTCGACCGCAAACATGGAGTCTCGTGCTTTTTCAGGGCAATTCGACAACAAtgacgacgacgacgacgaaTTCAACGCTTCCCTTGAACGAAAACGCAGGACTTCTCATACGCCTATAAGCATGCAGAGTGGAATCTATAATCCTCGGTTGGCTTCCCATTTTTACAAAGATTTCTCAACCTGGATCTACCAAGGTGTAACAGGAACCCCACACCGCCCTCCAACATGGACTCCTTCGCGTACGCCAGGACAAACTCCAGGAAAAACACCACATTCAATTTCAAGAAGTCACATTTCAAGCCATTATCAAATGCCCAATCAAAACCCTTCACATAGATTGCCACCGGTGGTCTTTACGCCTCAACCTGATTCATATGCTCCTTCTTATGAAGAATTTGACATGGCAGAAGAAGTACTTGATGAGCCTGAGCACAGGCACAAATTTGCCAACCCCTGGCTCCGCGAGGTGGCGGTCTTATCTTGGAGAACTACCTTGAACGTGATTCGGACCCCAGAACTCTTCTTGTCCCGTGAGATTGTCCTGACAGTGATGGCTCTGGTACATTCAACCCTCTTCAAGAATCTCCACGAACATGACTTCAAATCCATAAAAAAGCTTCTCAATTTTTACATCTTTGCAGTCTGCCTCATCTTCTTCTCTTCCAACGATGCCGTCCCAACTTTCATTGAAGAAAGGTTCATCTTCATCCGAGAAACATCCCACAATTCTTATCGAGCTTCCTCTTATGTTATCTCCTCCCTTGTAGTCTACCTCCCATTTTTCGCAATCCAGGGATTCACATATGCTGCAATCACTAAATTCATGCTTCATTTAAATAGCAGCATCCTCTACTTCTGGCTGACCCTCTATGCCTCACTGATAACCACCAATGCCTATGTGATGCTGGTGAGTGCAATGGTTCCAAGTTACATCACCGGCTACGCGGTAGTGATAGCCACAACAGCTCTGTTCTTCTTAACTTGTGGGTTCTTCTTGAAGCCTTCCCAAATTCCCAAATATTGGAAATGGCTTCATTATATATCTGCACTCAAGTACCCATTTGAAGCATTGATGATAAATGAATTCAAAGGTGCACATTGTTACCACGGAAACAAAAATGAACTTTCGCCAGGTCCCTTGGGAGAGATAAAGCTCAGTGAACTGCACAACATATCACAACCTTTGCCTTCCAACTGCAATTTAATTGGTGAAGACATCTTATTCACAATGGATATTCATAAGATCGAGAATATTTGGATTGACATAGGCATTCTGCTGGCATGGGGTGTTCTTTATCGGTTCTTCTTCTATGTGGTTCTCAGGTTTTATTCTAAGAATGTTAGAAAATGA